The following proteins come from a genomic window of Desulfocurvibacter africanus subsp. africanus DSM 2603:
- a CDS encoding class II glutamine amidotransferase, with product MKAPHRYHDFEKDISGCGVFGVIARDRELIPGDMPIKAMCTMHDRGNGLGGGFAAYGIYPDLADYWCFHLMCDDQAGLERAEEVLKHFFEIKEAQPIPTRRTPVVTNPPVLWRFFLKVKDARPKWKERDEKDYIVSVVMHINQNVPGAFVASSGKNMGAFKGVGFPEDMADFYRLDEYKAYIWTGHNRFPTNTPGWWGGAHPFTLLDWSIVHNGEISSYGINRRYLCEHDYLCTLMTDTEVVAYLLDMLVRRHKLSLRMASWVFSPPFWDDVARMPKEQQDAFKALRMVYGSACLNGPFAILVTAGDFMMGLNDRVKLRPLVVAEEGKRVYMSSEESSIREVSGTLDKVWAPKAGEPVIATLEN from the coding sequence ATGAAAGCGCCACATAGATATCACGACTTCGAGAAAGATATATCCGGCTGCGGTGTATTTGGCGTCATCGCCCGCGACCGCGAGCTGATTCCGGGCGATATGCCCATCAAGGCCATGTGCACCATGCATGACCGCGGCAATGGTCTGGGCGGCGGTTTCGCTGCTTATGGAATCTATCCAGACTTGGCCGATTACTGGTGTTTCCACCTCATGTGCGATGATCAGGCTGGACTGGAAAGGGCCGAGGAAGTCCTCAAGCACTTCTTCGAGATCAAGGAAGCTCAACCCATCCCCACCCGGCGGACCCCTGTCGTGACCAATCCGCCCGTGCTTTGGCGTTTCTTCCTTAAAGTCAAAGATGCTAGGCCCAAGTGGAAAGAGCGTGACGAAAAGGATTACATCGTCAGCGTGGTCATGCACATCAACCAGAACGTTCCCGGCGCCTTCGTTGCCTCCAGCGGCAAGAACATGGGTGCCTTCAAGGGCGTGGGCTTTCCCGAGGATATGGCCGATTTCTATCGTCTGGACGAGTACAAAGCCTATATCTGGACTGGCCATAACCGTTTTCCCACCAACACGCCGGGCTGGTGGGGCGGAGCGCATCCCTTTACTTTGCTCGACTGGTCCATAGTACACAACGGTGAAATCTCTTCCTATGGCATCAATCGCCGCTACCTCTGCGAGCATGATTATCTGTGCACGCTCATGACTGACACCGAGGTGGTGGCCTATCTTTTGGATATGCTTGTGCGCCGGCACAAGCTCTCCTTACGCATGGCCAGCTGGGTTTTTTCGCCGCCATTCTGGGATGATGTTGCCCGTATGCCAAAGGAACAACAGGATGCCTTCAAGGCCTTGCGCATGGTGTACGGTTCGGCCTGCCTCAATGGTCCCTTCGCTATCCTGGTTACGGCCGGCGATTTCATGATGGGCCTTAATGACAGGGTCAAGTTGCGGCCCCTGGTGGTGGCCGAGGAAGGCAAGCGGGTCTACATGTCCAGCGAGGAAAGTTCTATCCGCGAAGTGAGCGGAACGTTGGACAAGGTCTGGGCACCCAAGGCGGGCGAGCCCGTAATCGCAACGCTGGAGAATTGA
- the yajC gene encoding preprotein translocase subunit YajC: MSFTSIAHAMGAAPSGGGAGGNPITSFLPLILMFAIFYFLLIRPQQKKAKMHREFLGGLKRGDYVLTSGGIYGRIIDVDGDVLTVEIAKDMSIKVNRSFISGPGEATRADTRKDKKEKAKEADKEKAE, translated from the coding sequence ATGTCGTTCACGAGCATTGCCCATGCCATGGGGGCTGCGCCATCAGGCGGAGGAGCTGGCGGGAATCCCATCACCTCTTTCCTGCCTCTTATCCTCATGTTCGCCATCTTCTACTTCCTGCTCATCCGGCCACAGCAGAAAAAGGCCAAAATGCACAGAGAGTTTTTGGGTGGCCTCAAGCGAGGAGACTACGTGCTGACCAGCGGGGGCATCTACGGCCGTATAATCGATGTGGATGGCGATGTCCTGACCGTTGAGATTGCCAAGGATATGAGCATTAAGGTCAACCGCAGCTTTATATCCGGTCCTGGCGAAGCCACCAGAGCCGATACGCGGAAGGATAAGAAAGAGAAGGCCAAGGAAGCAGATAAGGAAAAGGCCGAGTAG